The Stigmatella aurantiaca DW4/3-1 genome contains the following window.
GTGACGACGGTGCCCTGAGGGGAGGGGGACTCCTCGGAGGAGGGGGGCGGCGGCTCGGGGACGAGGGTTTCCGGGCTGCCCATCAGAAGCAGCGCGAGGGAGAGGGGGAGCATCGGCACGGCCGGAGGTTCTCAGCCAGGGGGGCCGTTCACCACTGGAGAGATGAAATGTGGCAGGTGGTGGACAGGTGCCTGCCTCCTCCGCTCTTGGTACAAAGGGCCATGCCAGAGAACCTCACGCAACGGGCCATCGCCCTCGAAGAGCGATACGGAGCACACAACTACCACCCTCTGCCCGTGGTCCTGACCCGCGGCGAGGGTGTCCACGTCTGGGACGTGGAGGGCAGGCGGTACCTGGACTTCCTGGCGGCCTACTCCGCGGTCAACCAGGGCCACTGCCATCCGCGGATCATCGCCGCGCTGACGGAGCAGGCGCGGCAGTTGACGCTCACGTCGCGGGCGTTCCACTCCGACCGGCTCGGGGAGTGTGAGAAGTACCTGGCGGAGTACTTCGGGTACGACAAGGCCTTGATGATGAACACGGGCGTGGAGGGGGGCGAGACGTCCCTGAAGCTGACCCGGAAGTGGGCGTACAAGGTCAAAGGCGTGCCCGCCAATCAGGCGAAGACGGTCTACGCGGCTGGGAACTTCTGGGGCCGCACCCTGGCGGCCATCTCCGCATCGACGGATCCCGACAGCACGAGCGACTACGGTCCCTTCCTGCCCGGGTACATCATCATCCCGTACAACGACCTGGCCGCGCTGGAGCGCACCTTCGCCGCGGATCCAACCATCGCGGGCTTCATGGTGGAGCCGATCCAGGGCGAGGCCGGCGTGGTCGTCCCGGACGCGGGCTATCTGAAGGGCGTCCGCGAGCTGTGCACGAAGTACAACGTGCTGTTCATCGCGGATGAAGTCCAGACGGGCCTGGGCCGGACGGGGAAGCGGCTGGCCTGTGACCATGAATCCGTCCGCCCTGACATCCTGGTGTTGGGCAAGGCCCTCTCGGGCGGGACGTATCCGGTGTCCTGCGTGCTCGCCGATGATCCCATCATGCTCACCATCAAGCCGGGAGAGCACGGCAGCACGTATGGTGGTAACCCGCTGGCATGCGCGGTGACGATGGCGGCCCTGAACGTGCTGCGCGAGGAGAAGCTCGCCGAGAACGCCGAGCGAATGGGCAACGTGTTCCGCCAGCGGATGAACGCCTTGGTGCAGAAGGGCGGACTGGTGTCGCTGGTGCGAGGGAAGGGCTTGCTCAATGCCATGGTCATCAATGACACGGAGGCGAGCAGCGCGGCCTGGAAGCTCTGCTTGAAGTTGAAGGACCAGGGGTTGCTGGCCAAGCCCACGCAGGGCAACAAGATCCGCTTCGCTCCGCCGCTGGTGATCACGGAGGCCCAGATGAACGAGGCCTGCGACATCATCGAGCGGGTCATCCAGAGCGTCTGAAGATTGGGGCGTGTCCGCAAATGAGAGCCAGAGCCGGATGGAGGCGATAGGCACCATCGTCCAAGCGCTC
Protein-coding sequences here:
- the rocD gene encoding ornithine--oxo-acid transaminase — its product is MPENLTQRAIALEERYGAHNYHPLPVVLTRGEGVHVWDVEGRRYLDFLAAYSAVNQGHCHPRIIAALTEQARQLTLTSRAFHSDRLGECEKYLAEYFGYDKALMMNTGVEGGETSLKLTRKWAYKVKGVPANQAKTVYAAGNFWGRTLAAISASTDPDSTSDYGPFLPGYIIIPYNDLAALERTFAADPTIAGFMVEPIQGEAGVVVPDAGYLKGVRELCTKYNVLFIADEVQTGLGRTGKRLACDHESVRPDILVLGKALSGGTYPVSCVLADDPIMLTIKPGEHGSTYGGNPLACAVTMAALNVLREEKLAENAERMGNVFRQRMNALVQKGGLVSLVRGKGLLNAMVINDTEASSAAWKLCLKLKDQGLLAKPTQGNKIRFAPPLVITEAQMNEACDIIERVIQSV